In the Chloroflexota bacterium genome, ACGTAGACCTGATTCTTTAAAAATTAAATAAGTTTGAGGCCGATTCCAGCTTCAAAAACACCGTGAATAACGAAGAAATCGTTTAAAGATAGGGAGGCCACCGCCACCCTTTTTTGACTATCCACCTCATTTTTTCAGGACTTGGCTTAGTTTGCCATTTTTTGATGGTCTCTTCGTTAAGCTCAAATCCAAAACCAGGTTTATTCGAAGGAGAAATCTCACTATTCTCTGGTTCAATAGGATTAATAAAAAGCTGCCCCATTGGTTCAAAGAAGTCATAGACACATTCGTGAAATAAACCGTTAGGAACCGCTGCAACAAGCGACACATCCACGTATTCTGTATGATGAGGACAAATTGGCAAGCCAAATGAATCGGCAATAGCTGCAATCTTGATAAATTCCGTTACGCCTCCACATTTCCCAATGTCTGCTTGAACTACTTCGGCAGCTCCTTGTTCCATCAGCTGCCTGAATTCCCATTTTGTATAATGGTTCTCTCCAACGGCTATGGGAATAGATGTCTCCCGGGCTAGTTTGGCGAGGTTTTCGATTTCGTCAGCTAAAATCGGCTCCTCAAGCCAGAATATATCATATTCCTCAAGCTTCCTGGCCATTCTCATCGCTGTATGGAGGCTCCATCCATTGTTAACATCCAATGCCAAATCAATATCGGGACCAATGGTTTGCCTGACGAGCTTAACCCTCTCTAGGTCTTCGTTGGGATCTTTTCTCCCCAACTTCAACTTAATCATCTTAAAACCCATCTTCACGTACTCATTGACCTCTTTAATCAGCTCTTCATTGGTATAGTGGAGGTCTACTCCTGTGACATATGAAGGGACTGTGTCTCGATGCCCTCCCAGGAGACGATGTACCGGCATACTGAAAATTTTCCCTTTAAGATCCCATACGGCCATATCTACTGTACTTATCGCCGAAATTGCTATGCCTCTTCTACCGTACTGCAAAGTAGCCCAGTACATCTTTTCCCAAATCCTCTCACTATTAATTGGATCTTCACCGATAATCACTGGTTTTAAGAGATCTTCAATAATTACCTGGGCCACTTTACCGCTATAGTTGATACTAAGTCCGGTTATATCCTCATCGGTCATAATTTTAAGAAACGTGTAGGTCATAGCGGCAGGGATTGTATTTATGGCGTCAGTCATTGGCTTAAAGGGAACATAAATGGGATTGGATACTTGTAAATCTGTAATCTTCATAGTATTTCTCCTTTCAGCTTGTTTTGTTACTCCTTGCTTTTAAGAATCCTCCTCGCGTTTCATGGTTGATTCCTTCTTTCCACCTTACAAACGCTTGCACGGCATCACACGCCATACCACAAGATATTATAAGATTCTTACCAGAAAGGAGTTTGCATGGTGGGTAACGGGACTTCTATTACAGTCGGCATATCTCTATCGAGCGCAGTTCTTAACGCACTTCCCAACTCCTCAGGATTCGTTAGTTTCACCCCTTCAGCGCCGAAACCCTTGGCTATGTAGGCGAAATCCGGATTCTGCAGTTGAGTGCCAATGACCCTGCTTTCAAATCTGAGATGCTGGTCGCGGAGTGAGGCCCCATACGCGTTATCCACGAAGACAATGGCTACAACGTTGATTTTCTCCTGCACTGCCGTGGCAAGGTCTGTTAAGCCATACATGAATCCACCGTCGCCGCATAGCGCTACCACATGCTTGTTTGGATTGCCTACTTTGGCACCGAGGGCCGTAGGGAAAGCATATCCCAGAGTAGCAAAGTACGAACTGTTAAGGTATGTACGAGGTTGCAACACAGGATAAGAGAGATGGCCCCAGTAGGCAACATTGTTAACCCCTGGAATTAATATATCATCTGCTTTTAACTCTTCACGAATCGTGCGAATCAAAGACAATTGAAGAGGTGCTACACCCTCTAGCTGCGTCCTTACGTTGTCTTTAATCTTATTCAACTCTTCCGATTTCCAGGTGCTTTTACTCTTTTCGGGCAGAGCCTCAAGTAAAAGTTCAAGCGCAGCACGAGCGTCGCTTACAATCCCCAAATGGGTAACGTGATTTCGTCCTATCTCGGCGGAATCCACATCTATGTGTATCAGTTTCTGGTCCTCCCTGAATGATATGGGAGCTCTTGGTGTAGAATACAGACGACTTCCAATCGCCAGAATA is a window encoding:
- a CDS encoding mandelate racemase/muconate lactonizing enzyme family protein, with protein sequence MKITDLQVSNPIYVPFKPMTDAINTIPAAMTYTFLKIMTDEDITGLSINYSGKVAQVIIEDLLKPVIIGEDPINSERIWEKMYWATLQYGRRGIAISAISTVDMAVWDLKGKIFSMPVHRLLGGHRDTVPSYVTGVDLHYTNEELIKEVNEYVKMGFKMIKLKLGRKDPNEDLERVKLVRQTIGPDIDLALDVNNGWSLHTAMRMARKLEEYDIFWLEEPILADEIENLAKLARETSIPIAVGENHYTKWEFRQLMEQGAAEVVQADIGKCGGVTEFIKIAAIADSFGLPICPHHTEYVDVSLVAAVPNGLFHECVYDFFEPMGQLFINPIEPENSEISPSNKPGFGFELNEETIKKWQTKPSPEKMRWIVKKGWRWPPYL